One window from the genome of Candidatus Saganbacteria bacterium encodes:
- a CDS encoding gas vesicle protein — protein MNNIYHKSKDVSLLEVLDRVLEAGVVISGDIVISVADIDLVYLGLRALLSSVETMEQLRGAPMAGPMQESN, from the coding sequence ATGAATAATATTTATCATAAATCAAAGGATGTTTCTTTATTGGAAGTTTTAGACCGGGTATTAGAAGCAGGCGTAGTTATCTCCGGAGATATTGTAATATCCGTGGCTGATATAGATCTTGTTTATTTGGGTCTTCGCGCCTTGTTAAGTTCCGTGGAAACCATGGAGCAATTGAGAGGCGCTCCTATGGCTGGCCCCATGCAGGAATCAAACTAA
- a CDS encoding gas vesicle protein K has product METEVLEKEERKLKGSLPNRLNIDPKNVEKGLAKLVLTLVELIRKLLEKQAMRRIDGGSLSDSEIENVGEALMKLETKMGELKEIFGLKDEDLNLNLGPLGDLM; this is encoded by the coding sequence ATGGAAACGGAAGTTTTAGAAAAAGAAGAACGAAAATTAAAAGGATCCCTACCCAACCGGCTTAATATAGATCCTAAGAATGTAGAAAAAGGGTTAGCTAAACTTGTTTTAACTCTGGTTGAGTTAATCAGGAAATTGCTTGAAAAACAAGCTATGCGGCGCATTGACGGCGGCTCTCTTTCTGATTCTGAAATTGAAAATGTGGGCGAAGCTTTGATGAAGTTGGAAACTAAAATGGGAGAATTAAAAGAGATCTTCGGGCTAAAAGATGAGGATTTGAATTTGAATCTAGGTCCTTTAGGAGATTTGATGTGA
- a CDS encoding gas vesicle protein, which produces MIEQRTMMHPMQATNLADILERVLDKGIVIAGDIKIQLADIDLLNIKIRLLIASVDKAMEMGINWWQQDTYLSTKAKDKAIVKENEALKKKLERLEAK; this is translated from the coding sequence ATGATTGAACAAAGAACGATGATGCATCCCATGCAGGCTACTAATCTGGCTGATATTTTAGAGCGGGTTTTAGATAAGGGAATTGTTATTGCCGGGGATATCAAAATTCAACTGGCTGATATCGATTTGCTTAATATTAAGATAAGGCTCTTAATCGCTTCCGTAGACAAAGCAATGGAGATGGGAATCAACTGGTGGCAGCAGGATACTTATTTATCAACCAAAGCCAAGGACAAAGCCATTGTCAAAGAAAATGAGGCATTGAAGAAAAAATTGGAGCGTTTAGAGGCTAAATGA